Proteins co-encoded in one Bacillus sp. FSL H8-0547 genomic window:
- a CDS encoding DUF4097 family beta strand repeat-containing protein produces the protein MRNKKWYFPGIALIVLSFAGTACQPLKYVDNLSSHEQKWEFTPDELSALTIESEFDVNMEFIASPDDTNYVEVSGNMQQNTIDQLKETEITGNTLELPLQKDVKLAAPTYKSIKTKVIVALADETKLQQISYKADSGNTSFTGLKAENIDLSVSSGKLRAEAITAGRLSLTSKSGDITADRIQGNAEIQLHSGEIKVDGLKGALAVQSTAGNVTVTGQRSDSLDISVRSGDVTLSPDPEFIGFYDLKTTSGDITAPESPKKTTDVIKVRTVSGDIRIG, from the coding sequence TTGCGCAATAAAAAGTGGTATTTCCCAGGAATTGCGCTGATCGTCTTGAGCTTCGCCGGAACGGCTTGCCAGCCGCTTAAGTATGTCGACAATTTGTCCTCACACGAGCAAAAATGGGAGTTTACACCGGACGAACTGAGTGCGCTCACCATCGAAAGCGAATTTGACGTGAATATGGAGTTCATCGCCAGCCCCGATGACACCAATTATGTGGAAGTCAGTGGCAATATGCAGCAAAACACGATCGACCAGTTGAAAGAGACGGAGATCACAGGGAATACGCTGGAACTCCCACTGCAGAAGGATGTGAAATTAGCAGCACCTACCTATAAGTCTATTAAGACGAAGGTAATTGTAGCGCTGGCGGATGAAACCAAACTGCAGCAGATCAGCTATAAAGCGGACTCCGGCAACACCAGCTTTACCGGTTTGAAGGCGGAAAATATCGACTTGTCCGTTTCTTCCGGCAAACTGCGCGCGGAAGCTATCACTGCCGGACGGTTGAGTTTAACCTCAAAATCCGGGGATATTACGGCGGATCGAATCCAGGGGAATGCGGAAATCCAGCTGCACTCAGGCGAAATCAAGGTGGATGGGCTGAAGGGCGCTCTGGCGGTCCAGTCCACAGCCGGCAACGTTACTGTGACGGGGCAACGTTCGGATAGCCTGGATATCTCCGTTCGCAGCGGAGATGTGACTTTGTCACCCGATCCGGAGTTCATAGGATTTTATGACTTGAAGACCACTTCCGGAGACATCACAGCTCCAGAATCCCCTAAAAAGACGACAGATGTTATCAAGGTAAGAACCGTTTCGGGTGATATTCGGATCGGGTAA
- a CDS encoding DUF418 domain-containing protein, whose product MEPTISKERMDVIDLIRGFALIGLPFVNVLALWRTNVNLSGTQQDILVQRFLYLFVEGRFYAIFSFLFGLGLWIFLSRAKEKSDHPSALFIRRMLVLLAAGVLHHLIYDGETLLIYAIMGLPVFFLDKAPKQMNLILGIAGIILASYLENKLLAIFPFFILGLAFGQYRVFEHYSKNRKLWTMAAILSFIATCILAVFLWQEAPDNGSANRMTGLELSKAQIDSNVAFYAFTELSLAFAPFFSVFYVSFLVLLEPHFRKMLSPLNAFGRMAFTNYIGQSIILIIIAVFIPVNTAVSYTSSAITCLLVVILQIIASSYWLTYFKYGPLEWLWRCGTYGSWLSIRR is encoded by the coding sequence ATGGAACCGACAATAAGCAAGGAACGAATGGATGTTATTGATTTAATTAGAGGGTTTGCGTTGATTGGTCTTCCTTTTGTTAATGTGCTGGCTCTTTGGAGAACAAACGTTAATTTGTCAGGAACGCAGCAGGATATTTTGGTTCAGCGTTTCTTGTATTTGTTTGTCGAGGGGCGCTTTTACGCTATATTTTCCTTTTTGTTCGGATTGGGACTTTGGATTTTCTTATCCAGGGCGAAAGAGAAAAGTGACCATCCATCTGCCCTTTTTATTCGGCGTATGCTGGTTTTACTTGCAGCAGGGGTCTTGCACCACCTAATATACGATGGTGAAACCTTGCTAATCTATGCCATTATGGGGCTCCCTGTTTTTTTTCTTGATAAGGCTCCAAAACAGATGAACCTAATCTTAGGTATAGCAGGAATTATTCTAGCAAGTTATCTTGAAAATAAACTGCTTGCCATTTTCCCCTTTTTTATACTGGGTCTGGCGTTCGGGCAATATCGTGTCTTTGAACATTATAGTAAAAATCGAAAATTGTGGACGATGGCTGCTATTCTATCATTTATAGCAACTTGTATTCTAGCTGTTTTTCTTTGGCAAGAAGCACCTGACAATGGATCGGCTAACCGTATGACTGGACTTGAGTTATCCAAAGCACAAATCGACTCCAATGTTGCCTTTTATGCCTTTACAGAATTGTCCTTAGCATTTGCTCCGTTTTTCTCTGTATTTTACGTCAGTTTTCTCGTTTTGCTTGAACCCCATTTTCGGAAAATGTTATCCCCATTAAATGCATTCGGACGAATGGCGTTTACCAATTACATTGGTCAATCCATTATCCTGATTATCATTGCGGTGTTTATTCCAGTTAATACGGCAGTTTCATACACGTCTTCAGCGATAACGTGTCTCCTTGTAGTGATCCTGCAAATCATAGCTTCTTCGTATTGGCTTACGTATTTTAAATATGGCCCATTAGAATGGCTTTGGAGATGCGGAACGTATGGAAGCTGGCTTTCGATACGAAGATAA
- a CDS encoding SMI1/KNR4 family protein has product MINVEWDTSDFIEVTNKDIQDVENQLGIKFPLDYIAVIKKFNGCSPIQDLVSRENFSEPFGYLLSIGKEDESIDLYKTYTNVKDRLIDNVFPFADDPGGNLYCFDYRSSDHPSICYWDHEEAFENREKAIKFICHTFTDLIESLTEDE; this is encoded by the coding sequence ATGATTAATGTAGAATGGGATACTTCAGATTTTATTGAGGTAACTAATAAGGATATTCAAGATGTTGAAAATCAGCTTGGAATTAAGTTTCCTTTGGATTATATTGCAGTAATAAAAAAATTTAATGGCTGTTCACCGATTCAAGACTTGGTCAGTAGAGAGAACTTTAGTGAACCATTTGGCTATTTACTAAGCATTGGGAAAGAAGATGAATCTATTGATTTGTATAAAACCTATACTAATGTTAAAGATCGATTAATTGACAACGTTTTTCCTTTTGCAGATGATCCAGGGGGGAATTTATATTGTTTTGATTATAGATCAAGCGACCACCCTTCAATATGTTATTGGGACCATGAAGAAGCATTTGAGAATCGTGAGAAAGCAATAAAGTTCATTTGCCATACATTTACAGATTTGATAGAGTCTCTTACAGAAGACGAATAA
- a CDS encoding T7SS effector LXG polymorphic toxin encodes MENYDKRGRLVLNALYEADSLISAMEKRANDYKNVREQLLVLQKTMDQVAQSHYLFQGEGAEAVQSFYQEQASLVDEWLILVDMQIAFHNGVAADAADSNLAGHTYINVEFLEHELANGYRRSKEMVADQRTTLTGILSSISDLVDLQPFDSGPFETQMDKAEKERRTTIDKMHELTEKLTYEYRQSEAIQAHIVSRFQALIDATRQGAQASPVYFDAKAYRNSAAYKMKDSVHHQSHAYLSFKKKQAEERRIQELQKQLDQPTLSLDEYLKIAESIGDEHLTSDQKEIVRLIKVKKLHGERAKGVSAGLWNFTKDAASGLWDVLMTPPEQVLWDMGKAVINYEETYAQISAAIASSYERDMVNGDDYTRARWVTYAIATTATSFVGLKGADKTAKAGFVAGKNAVRETKEVVSEKLNSFPENELVLNYEGVPYNTVNSFGLKGELEKQVYLFSKNTNNSIQYAESGGRNISPEQFFEEEDIAEEMYEKFRNLGKEDVNAIARNTGFPVTRIQRIKEHVFLKSHIKDHGIGRFDPDYELAQAWQRLIDGKYLDSDIKLLHHEIFESKFEGIFHTNYRTAHDKTIESGRHWNWEKNYEE; translated from the coding sequence TTGGAAAATTACGACAAGAGGGGGCGGTTGGTTCTGAATGCGTTGTATGAAGCAGACAGTCTGATTTCAGCAATGGAAAAGCGTGCGAATGACTATAAAAACGTTAGGGAACAGCTGCTTGTCTTACAGAAGACCATGGATCAAGTCGCTCAGTCCCATTATCTTTTTCAGGGTGAAGGGGCGGAGGCTGTCCAGAGCTTTTACCAGGAACAGGCGTCGCTTGTGGATGAGTGGCTGATCCTTGTGGATATGCAGATTGCCTTCCATAACGGAGTGGCAGCAGATGCGGCTGATTCGAATTTGGCCGGCCACACCTATATCAATGTGGAGTTTCTTGAACATGAACTTGCTAATGGCTACAGACGGTCCAAGGAGATGGTTGCCGATCAGCGAACGACCTTGACCGGAATTTTAAGCAGCATCAGCGACCTTGTAGACCTGCAGCCTTTCGATTCAGGCCCCTTTGAAACGCAAATGGACAAGGCTGAGAAAGAAAGAAGAACCACCATTGACAAAATGCATGAACTGACTGAAAAATTGACCTATGAGTACCGGCAGTCCGAAGCCATTCAAGCGCACATTGTCAGCCGGTTTCAAGCCTTGATTGATGCTACCCGGCAGGGCGCTCAGGCTTCACCTGTCTATTTTGATGCCAAAGCATACCGGAACAGTGCCGCCTACAAAATGAAAGACAGTGTGCATCATCAATCGCATGCCTATCTTTCGTTTAAAAAGAAACAAGCCGAAGAGCGCAGAATTCAGGAACTACAAAAACAGCTCGATCAGCCAACGCTTTCTCTGGACGAGTATTTGAAAATAGCAGAGTCCATCGGGGATGAACATTTAACCTCTGACCAGAAAGAAATTGTCAGACTGATAAAAGTGAAAAAACTACATGGAGAAAGAGCAAAAGGGGTCAGCGCAGGCTTATGGAACTTCACAAAAGATGCTGCTTCCGGCTTATGGGATGTCCTAATGACTCCTCCCGAACAGGTTCTTTGGGATATGGGGAAAGCTGTCATCAACTATGAAGAAACCTATGCCCAAATCAGCGCAGCCATCGCCAGCTCCTATGAGAGAGATATGGTCAACGGAGACGACTATACCCGCGCTAGATGGGTCACCTATGCAATTGCCACAACCGCAACTTCATTTGTAGGATTAAAAGGTGCTGATAAAACAGCGAAAGCGGGTTTTGTGGCGGGAAAGAATGCTGTGCGGGAGACGAAAGAGGTTGTTTCCGAGAAGTTGAACTCTTTTCCTGAAAATGAGTTAGTACTTAATTATGAAGGTGTACCTTATAATACTGTGAATTCATTTGGGTTGAAGGGTGAGCTGGAAAAGCAGGTGTATTTGTTCTCTAAAAATACCAATAATTCTATACAGTATGCTGAATCGGGTGGAAGAAATATATCACCAGAGCAATTTTTTGAAGAAGAAGATATAGCAGAAGAGATGTATGAAAAATTCAGGAATTTAGGAAAAGAAGATGTAAATGCTATTGCTAGGAATACTGGCTTCCCGGTTACTAGAATACAAAGGATAAAAGAACATGTCTTTTTAAAGTCTCATATTAAGGATCACGGTATCGGGAGGTTTGATCCTGATTATGAACTAGCTCAAGCATGGCAAAGGTTAATAGATGGGAAGTATCTAGATTCTGATATAAAATTATTACATCACGAAATTTTCGAATCGAAATTTGAGGGGATATTTCATACAAACTATAGAACGGCTCATGATAAAACAATAGAATCTGGAAGGCACTGGAACTGGGAGAAAAATTATGAGGAGTGA
- a CDS encoding ATP-binding protein — protein sequence MNQLGTLYFFCGKMGAGKSTESKRLASDKRAVLLSEDEWLSSLYPNQIDSFEDYKQFALQLKPLVKKHVQNILSVGTDVVMDFPANTQKLRKWFLGLAEEVHADHQLIYLNLSDDQCLRQIAQRRKEQPERAAFDTEAVFHHVTSFFEEPDASEGLHVIEFSGGSKG from the coding sequence CTGAACCAACTAGGAACCCTATACTTCTTCTGCGGAAAAATGGGCGCCGGAAAATCTACAGAGTCAAAACGATTGGCGTCAGATAAACGTGCGGTATTGCTGTCAGAGGATGAATGGCTTTCATCACTTTATCCGAATCAGATTGATTCATTTGAGGATTACAAACAATTTGCACTGCAGCTAAAGCCACTGGTGAAAAAGCATGTCCAAAACATATTATCTGTTGGTACAGATGTAGTTATGGACTTTCCGGCCAACACTCAAAAGCTGCGAAAATGGTTTTTAGGTTTGGCTGAAGAGGTTCATGCAGACCATCAGCTGATTTATCTCAACCTGAGTGACGACCAGTGCTTGCGCCAAATTGCTCAAAGACGTAAGGAACAACCTGAACGAGCGGCTTTTGATACGGAAGCGGTGTTTCATCATGTCACAAGTTTCTTCGAAGAGCCAGATGCATCTGAGGGTTTACATGTTATAGAGTTTAGTGGAGGATCTAAAGGGTAG
- a CDS encoding CPBP family intramembrane glutamic endopeptidase, whose product MLLVWMAKVPWRSLLSSPRAFDRQRFVQYLLGAALLVGAGIGVIALVAPEAPGWTAFGFTGTTMAMLAVTFLFTPIQSLGEELMYRSAVMPAAASWVRPILPALIVGLLISSLHFAVMHGSTDPWLFGYFFVVGASTALIAIISRGIEASIAFHVANNVMMSTVNSLMAGGKVYTLDRSTETGDASLLILAAVNVAMVAFVWMRERRAGVAQQSGLTNDMK is encoded by the coding sequence TTGCTCCTCGTCTGGATGGCCAAAGTGCCTTGGCGAAGCCTGCTCAGCTCACCGCGTGCATTCGACAGACAGCGCTTCGTGCAGTACCTGCTCGGCGCGGCACTGCTAGTGGGCGCCGGAATTGGTGTGATCGCGCTCGTCGCACCCGAAGCACCGGGATGGACGGCCTTCGGTTTCACTGGCACCACGATGGCTATGCTTGCGGTCACCTTCTTGTTCACTCCGATCCAGTCCTTAGGTGAAGAGCTGATGTATCGAAGCGCCGTCATGCCGGCCGCTGCGTCCTGGGTGCGTCCAATCCTCCCTGCCCTGATCGTCGGTCTCCTGATCTCCAGCCTTCACTTCGCGGTGATGCACGGTTCCACCGACCCTTGGCTGTTTGGGTACTTCTTCGTTGTCGGCGCCTCAACAGCGCTGATTGCGATCATTAGCCGCGGCATCGAGGCGTCGATTGCGTTCCACGTCGCCAACAACGTCATGATGTCGACCGTCAACTCGCTCATGGCGGGTGGCAAAGTATACACCTTGGACCGTTCCACTGAAACGGGAGATGCATCCCTGCTCATCCTTGCCGCCGTCAACGTCGCCATGGTCGCATTTGTCTGGATGCGCGAACGGCGGGCGGGCGTTGCCCAGCAGTCGGGATTGACAAATGATATGAAATAA
- a CDS encoding T7SS effector LXG polymorphic toxin produces the protein MVLNAVYEADSLISAMEKRANDYKNVREQLLVLQKTLDQIAQSHDLFQGEGAEAVQSFYQEQASLVDEWLILVDMQIAFHNGVAADAADSNLAGHTAIHMEFLERELANGYRRSKEID, from the coding sequence TTGGTTCTGAATGCGGTGTATGAAGCGGACAGTCTGATTTCAGCAATGGAAAAGCGTGCGAATGACTATAAAAACGTTAGGGAACAGCTGCTTGTCTTACAGAAGACCTTGGATCAAATCGCTCAATCTCATGATCTTTTTCAGGGAGAAGGGGCGGAGGCTGTCCAGAGCTTTTACCAGGAACAGGCGTCACTGGTGGATGAGTGGCTGATCCTCGTGGATATGCAGATTGCCTTTCATAACGGAGTGGCAGCAGATGCGGCTGATTCGAATTTGGCCGGCCACACAGCTATCCATATGGAGTTTCTTGAACGTGAACTTGCTAATGGCTACAGACGGTCCAAGGAGATAGATTAG
- a CDS encoding type II CAAX endopeptidase family protein has product MLTSNPLNPSGKTVRNEKEPGWPEIGIMGLVYFVLVLGVAQIINWTTEDASVISGISFAALSGLAGLGAFLAAYVLRIRSREAFGIRGTSVRWLLAGIGFGIGVLVFTRVFALIMYYIGFTGSTQSSYESAASGGTLAFIAQFLMIAVLTPLGEEFAFRAVLTNALKKYGPWISIIGSALIFATVHGLNEVWLYAFVTGLAAGYLFYRTGSVWPGVIVHATYNGSITILTAVVASSL; this is encoded by the coding sequence ATGTTAACTTCCAATCCGTTAAATCCATCAGGAAAAACGGTAAGGAACGAAAAGGAGCCTGGCTGGCCTGAAATCGGAATAATGGGCCTCGTCTATTTTGTACTTGTGCTCGGTGTTGCCCAAATTATTAATTGGACCACGGAGGATGCTTCAGTTATAAGCGGAATCAGTTTTGCTGCATTATCCGGCCTAGCCGGATTAGGTGCTTTCCTTGCGGCTTATGTATTGCGTATTCGCTCCAGGGAAGCTTTCGGCATCCGGGGGACATCTGTACGGTGGCTGCTGGCTGGCATCGGGTTCGGGATTGGTGTTTTGGTATTTACTCGTGTTTTTGCTCTGATTATGTACTATATAGGATTTACCGGCAGCACCCAGTCGTCTTATGAATCTGCAGCGAGCGGAGGAACACTCGCATTCATCGCTCAATTTCTGATGATTGCTGTATTGACACCGCTCGGTGAAGAATTTGCTTTCCGCGCCGTTTTAACCAATGCGCTGAAAAAATATGGTCCATGGATCAGCATTATTGGCAGTGCACTTATTTTTGCTACCGTTCACGGTTTGAATGAAGTATGGCTGTATGCGTTCGTGACTGGTTTGGCCGCCGGCTATTTGTTTTACCGGACGGGCTCAGTGTGGCCCGGGGTGATCGTCCATGCAACCTACAATGGATCGATAACAATCCTGACTGCAGTTGTGGCTAGTTCGCTTTAA
- a CDS encoding tRNA-Val4: MRYAYEFRKDPFGDLGIVLPEEISIFSDFIENIATEEQVDEYIEYIKKVLDGTYDEFEIELNAASVLIKNDVSVVKNYFRIEEPYENTIETDQFIQLLLVWRKKIPEIFRG; this comes from the coding sequence ATGAGATATGCGTATGAATTTAGAAAAGATCCTTTTGGAGACCTAGGAATAGTACTTCCAGAAGAAATAAGCATTTTCTCAGATTTCATTGAAAATATTGCTACAGAAGAACAAGTGGATGAGTATATTGAATACATCAAAAAAGTGTTAGATGGCACTTATGATGAATTTGAAATCGAATTAAATGCTGCAAGTGTACTAATAAAGAACGATGTGTCAGTTGTTAAAAACTATTTTAGGATTGAAGAACCATATGAGAATACGATTGAAACCGATCAATTCATACAACTGCTATTGGTGTGGAGAAAGAAAATTCCGGAAATATTCAGAGGTTAA
- a CDS encoding HNH endonuclease, translating to MFDVKHTIYLDTKDFKKDRTSHFRILYKKLLDEIKRNPRLILDLELDEDDLIDLNAGTTPEKYTWHHHQNPGRMELVDSEIHSRTGHTGGQKIWGKDSN from the coding sequence ATGTTTGATGTAAAACACACCATATACTTAGATACAAAAGATTTTAAAAAAGATAGAACATCTCATTTTAGAATTTTATATAAGAAATTGCTTGATGAAATCAAGAGAAATCCTAGATTAATTTTAGATCTTGAATTAGATGAAGATGACTTGATAGATTTAAATGCAGGTACAACACCAGAGAAATACACGTGGCATCATCATCAAAACCCTGGCAGAATGGAATTAGTAGACAGTGAGATTCATTCAAGAACAGGACATACAGGTGGACAAAAAATTTGGGGTAAAGACTCTAATTAA
- a CDS encoding T6SS immunity protein Tdi1 domain-containing protein translates to MGTILNDFTEHKKICADVFEKFKDKLPAELIEVWKKHGYGLFKDGFLKTINPDEYSEIVEHSYLRHDRAIPIFTTAMGDIIVWEQNRYVYLLNYRKGYAHIVSAGLDFFFEDLEDESFMNDELMWLPYPDVVIKQGIPDYNECFGYTPLLALGGEEKAENLKIVKLKEHILVRTEFMGPIQ, encoded by the coding sequence TTGGGGACAATATTGAATGATTTTACTGAGCATAAAAAGATATGTGCTGATGTTTTTGAGAAATTTAAGGACAAGCTTCCGGCAGAATTGATTGAAGTGTGGAAGAAACATGGGTATGGCTTATTTAAGGATGGATTTTTAAAAACAATTAATCCAGATGAATATTCAGAGATTGTTGAGCACAGCTATCTTAGGCATGATAGGGCCATTCCAATTTTCACAACTGCTATGGGTGATATCATAGTCTGGGAACAAAACAGGTATGTGTATTTATTAAACTACAGAAAAGGATATGCCCACATTGTGTCAGCCGGTCTAGATTTCTTTTTTGAGGATTTAGAAGATGAATCCTTTATGAATGACGAACTAATGTGGCTGCCCTATCCAGACGTTGTAATTAAGCAGGGTATTCCTGATTATAATGAGTGTTTCGGTTACACACCTCTATTAGCCCTCGGAGGAGAAGAGAAGGCAGAAAATCTTAAGATTGTGAAACTAAAAGAACATATACTTGTTCGTACAGAATTTATGGGGCCAATTCAGTAA
- a CDS encoding DinB family protein, with protein MQTITTIFSDQLDMHWRENDWFASLEQALDGVTAPEASWTGSGKSNSIWQIVNHLIYWNDDVIHRIKGTENPHKIKDNEETFADPGDPEDENGWAQTVQRLDEVMNQFKTVIAELDDEKLKAPYAANRPSIERLISSIMMHDSYHIGQIVLLRKLQSSWGGVDWS; from the coding sequence ATGCAAACAATAACCACCATTTTTTCAGATCAGCTCGACATGCATTGGCGCGAGAATGACTGGTTTGCATCCTTGGAACAGGCGCTTGATGGAGTAACCGCGCCTGAGGCATCATGGACAGGTTCAGGAAAGAGCAATTCGATATGGCAGATTGTCAACCATTTGATTTATTGGAATGATGACGTCATTCACCGCATCAAGGGCACAGAAAACCCGCATAAAATAAAGGATAATGAAGAAACCTTTGCAGATCCCGGGGATCCGGAAGACGAAAATGGCTGGGCCCAAACAGTACAGCGCCTTGATGAAGTCATGAATCAATTCAAAACCGTCATCGCGGAACTGGATGACGAAAAGCTAAAAGCCCCCTATGCAGCGAACAGGCCCTCCATTGAGCGCTTAATCAGCAGTATTATGATGCATGATTCTTATCATATTGGACAAATTGTTTTGCTTCGGAAGTTACAATCTTCTTGGGGCGGGGTTGATTGGTCTTAG
- a CDS encoding tRNA-Val4 — translation MKYKVLFYRDHLNMLRIKLPDRVKLFTDFIEDISTAQELDEYVEDVEKVLNGFYDEFEIQLNAASAIVKRDLTTVENTFRIEEPYENTIETDQFLELLLLWREKIPERFRD, via the coding sequence ATGAAATATAAAGTTCTGTTTTATAGAGACCACCTTAACATGCTAAGAATTAAATTGCCGGATCGTGTAAAGCTGTTTACCGACTTTATTGAAGATATTTCTACAGCACAAGAGTTAGATGAATATGTAGAGGATGTTGAAAAAGTATTAAATGGCTTTTACGATGAATTTGAAATTCAATTAAATGCTGCTAGCGCTATAGTAAAGAGAGATCTAACTACGGTTGAAAACACATTTAGGATTGAAGAGCCGTATGAAAATACGATAGAAACTGACCAATTTTTAGAGCTGTTGTTACTATGGAGAGAAAAGATTCCGGAAAGATTTAGAGATTAA
- the map gene encoding type I methionyl aminopeptidase, whose amino-acid sequence MIAKTEEDFNGLKEIGKIIASIRDELVQKTVPGITTKELDELAGELFEQAGAVSAPKGEYDFPGYTCISVNEEVAHGIPGDRVIQEGDLVNIDVSASKNGYFADTGISFVVGEGEEVLTRLCATAKKAFEAGLEKAKPGSKKSRIGKAVFETARQHGFTVIKNLTGHGIGRKIHEAPDHILNYNDPWDDEILKEGMVIAFEPFISTSEEEVFQLDDGWTFATEKSYVAQVEHTIILTKNGPIILTL is encoded by the coding sequence ATGATTGCTAAGACAGAAGAAGATTTCAACGGTTTAAAGGAAATCGGAAAGATTATCGCGTCCATTCGGGATGAATTGGTTCAAAAAACGGTTCCCGGCATTACGACGAAAGAGCTTGATGAGTTGGCTGGGGAGCTTTTTGAACAAGCAGGGGCCGTTTCAGCACCAAAAGGCGAATATGATTTTCCGGGGTATACGTGCATTAGTGTGAATGAAGAGGTGGCACACGGGATTCCTGGTGACCGGGTAATTCAGGAAGGGGATCTCGTCAATATCGATGTGTCTGCTTCCAAGAACGGTTATTTTGCTGATACGGGAATCTCATTTGTTGTGGGAGAAGGCGAAGAAGTCTTAACGAGATTATGTGCCACTGCGAAGAAAGCATTTGAAGCGGGCCTTGAGAAAGCAAAGCCAGGTTCCAAAAAAAGCAGAATAGGAAAAGCGGTATTCGAAACAGCGCGGCAACATGGGTTCACCGTTATCAAAAACCTTACCGGTCACGGGATCGGCCGTAAAATCCACGAAGCCCCTGACCATATTTTAAACTATAATGACCCGTGGGATGATGAGATCCTGAAGGAAGGAATGGTCATCGCCTTCGAACCGTTTATCTCCACCTCTGAAGAAGAAGTGTTCCAATTGGATGACGGCTGGACCTTTGCTACGGAAAAGAGCTATGTCGCTCAAGTGGAACATACAATCATCCTGACGAAAAACGGGCCGATTATTTTAACTCTTTAA
- a CDS encoding SMI1/KNR4 family protein has translation MEKIKQLLTQVKTLPHSRIMKPAGIPSIDETKHILPADLNEFYSLCGGLALFENEEYPVYFVSPDKFLLANPIIVGDLCEEDISSDWYIICNDGTDEYLTIDLNKERLGRCYDSFFDRHGLVGESQIIATSLADLLERLINNKGRYWYWLRDDFISLGDAYDEMD, from the coding sequence GTGGAAAAGATAAAGCAGTTGCTCACACAAGTAAAAACGTTACCACATTCCCGGATCATGAAACCTGCAGGTATACCCAGTATTGACGAAACAAAGCATATTTTACCTGCTGATTTAAACGAGTTTTATAGTTTATGTGGGGGATTAGCACTATTTGAAAATGAGGAATATCCCGTCTATTTCGTGTCACCTGATAAGTTTTTATTAGCAAATCCAATAATTGTAGGAGACCTGTGTGAAGAAGATATATCATCTGACTGGTATATTATTTGTAATGATGGAACGGACGAGTACTTAACGATTGATTTAAATAAAGAAAGATTAGGCAGATGTTACGATAGTTTTTTTGACCGTCACGGACTTGTAGGAGAGTCTCAAATCATCGCGACATCTTTAGCAGATTTACTTGAGCGACTTATAAATAATAAAGGTCGATATTGGTATTGGTTAAGAGATGATTTTATCTCTCTAGGTGATGCATATGATGAAATGGATTAG
- a CDS encoding SMI1/KNR4 family protein, translating into MQKIDWHKRKTFKQASEQDIIAVERELSIKFPLDYREFIKDHNGCAPLNKNVVCINDFRETLNYLLSIGDQSRPIDLLSTYANIKDRLIDGVFPFAKDPGGNMFCFHFTNRNSEPEIVFWNHEEAFEDRNNALTFVCSSFTELISSLQAYEEE; encoded by the coding sequence ATGCAAAAAATAGATTGGCATAAAAGGAAAACCTTCAAACAAGCTTCTGAGCAAGACATTATTGCAGTCGAGAGAGAGTTGTCCATTAAATTCCCCCTAGACTACAGGGAATTTATTAAAGATCATAATGGATGTGCCCCTTTAAATAAGAATGTAGTATGTATAAATGATTTTAGAGAAACTCTAAACTATCTATTGAGCATTGGTGATCAGAGCAGACCGATTGATTTGCTAAGCACATATGCAAATATCAAAGACAGACTTATAGATGGAGTCTTTCCATTTGCGAAAGATCCAGGGGGGAACATGTTTTGCTTTCATTTTACTAATCGGAATAGTGAACCTGAAATTGTATTTTGGAATCATGAAGAAGCATTTGAAGATCGTAATAACGCTTTAACCTTCGTGTGTTCGAGTTTTACAGAATTAATTAGTTCCTTACAAGCTTATGAAGAGGAATAA